The following are encoded in a window of Prevotella melaninogenica genomic DNA:
- a CDS encoding TonB-dependent receptor has product MLNTLLFASLAISGVAGVTPDSVVNKDVSLNEVVVTDFKQNKRNLTSVAVSTINHQQLLNQQIVSLKELTAVMPNFYMPDYGSYANTPIFIRGIGAKMKGSAVGFYVDGVPHFESSAFNIDLSDIAAVDVFRGPQGTLYGRNTIAGVINVYTHNPLEYQKTRIKVGHGRYNDFVAQASNYSKLSDKFGLSSAISYHHNDGMFINQFLNDKADKVNEVEGRLGLYWRPTTNWLIHLNSTLTHSKQNGYPYAPYDLTKDALSPISYNRNSTYKRLISTTGLNARYENSRISFNSQTSYQFIKSHQGLDQDFTPKDVFFTDNSYHQNMLSQDITLKSNDKGHYQWIIGVFGMLLHSNQFAETSYYTKDFSTPTSYKNPTAGYAIYHQSSYNIWRGLSATVGLRFDYEHAKISYNQDKVALTTGANAHVKDFISSANFRQFTPKFTLQYLTNRDNLYYASVTRGYKPGGFNTIFKTDAERAYDPEYSWNYEIGARLKFLNGRLTAEADLFYIDWRHMQTTYTIPAVGNLIANAGHTDSKGFELSFAYHPIKSLQLSMNYGYTHARYLEYKKSATEDFSGNRLPMVPNHTLSIDGTYTVLQAGWFDKIVVNAGLTGLGRIYWADDNIVRQNFYATLNAKVSLTKGIFTWDLWGKNLTGTDYIAYSFKMSTGNYAQKGKPLTFGTSLSVTF; this is encoded by the coding sequence ATGTTAAATACCTTATTATTTGCATCCCTTGCTATCAGTGGGGTAGCTGGAGTGACTCCAGACTCAGTAGTGAACAAAGATGTATCACTTAATGAAGTAGTTGTAACTGACTTCAAACAGAACAAAAGAAACCTTACCTCTGTTGCTGTCTCAACTATTAACCATCAGCAATTATTGAACCAACAAATTGTGAGTTTGAAAGAGTTGACGGCTGTTATGCCTAACTTTTATATGCCCGACTATGGTTCATATGCTAACACACCTATCTTTATTCGTGGTATCGGAGCAAAGATGAAGGGTTCTGCTGTGGGTTTCTATGTAGATGGTGTGCCTCACTTTGAGTCGTCAGCCTTTAATATTGACCTCAGTGATATTGCTGCTGTAGATGTGTTTCGAGGTCCGCAAGGAACCTTATACGGCCGTAACACTATAGCAGGTGTTATCAATGTCTACACACATAACCCTCTTGAGTATCAGAAAACACGTATAAAAGTTGGCCATGGAAGGTATAATGACTTTGTAGCACAGGCTTCTAACTATTCTAAATTGAGTGACAAATTTGGTCTGTCAAGTGCTATTTCTTATCATCATAATGATGGTATGTTCATCAATCAGTTCTTGAATGATAAGGCTGATAAGGTGAATGAGGTTGAAGGACGACTCGGACTTTACTGGCGACCAACTACAAATTGGCTTATTCATCTCAATAGTACGCTTACTCATAGTAAGCAGAATGGTTATCCATATGCACCATATGACCTTACGAAAGATGCACTATCACCTATTAGTTATAACCGCAATAGCACTTACAAGCGTCTGATTTCAACAACTGGTCTAAATGCTCGATATGAGAATAGTCGTATTAGTTTCAATAGTCAGACGTCTTATCAATTTATCAAATCACACCAAGGATTAGATCAAGACTTCACTCCGAAGGACGTATTCTTTACTGATAATAGCTATCATCAGAATATGTTATCCCAGGACATAACCTTGAAGTCGAATGACAAGGGACATTATCAATGGATTATTGGTGTGTTTGGAATGTTGTTACATTCAAACCAATTTGCAGAAACGAGTTATTATACGAAGGATTTTTCAACTCCTACTTCCTATAAGAACCCTACTGCAGGCTATGCAATCTATCACCAGAGCTCTTATAATATATGGAGAGGTTTGTCAGCAACTGTTGGTTTACGCTTCGATTATGAGCATGCTAAAATAAGCTATAATCAAGATAAGGTAGCATTAACAACAGGTGCTAATGCACATGTGAAGGACTTTATTAGTAGTGCTAACTTCCGTCAGTTCACTCCTAAGTTTACGCTTCAATATCTTACAAACAGGGATAATCTCTACTATGCGAGTGTCACTCGTGGTTATAAGCCAGGCGGATTTAACACTATCTTTAAGACCGATGCAGAGCGTGCATACGACCCAGAATACAGCTGGAATTATGAGATTGGGGCTCGATTAAAGTTCTTGAATGGACGACTGACTGCTGAAGCGGATCTCTTCTACATTGATTGGCGACACATGCAGACAACCTATACTATTCCTGCTGTGGGTAACTTAATTGCTAATGCAGGCCATACGGATAGTAAAGGTTTCGAACTCTCATTTGCTTATCATCCAATAAAGAGCTTACAGTTGAGTATGAACTATGGTTACACCCACGCTCGTTACTTGGAATATAAGAAGAGTGCTACAGAAGATTTCTCGGGTAATAGACTTCCCATGGTGCCTAATCACACGCTCTCAATAGATGGAACTTACACCGTTCTACAGGCAGGTTGGTTTGATAAGATTGTCGTTAATGCAGGCTTAACAGGGCTCGGTCGTATCTATTGGGCTGATGATAATATCGTTCGCCAGAACTTCTATGCAACGCTTAATGCAAAGGTTAGCCTCACAAAAGGTATATTCACATGGGATTTATGGGGTAAGAATCTGACAGGAACCGACTATATAGCGTATAGTTTCAAGATGTCAACTGGTAACTATGCACAGAAGGGTAAGCCTCTTACTTTTGGTACTTCCCTTAGCGTGACATTCTAA